A genomic window from Vigna radiata var. radiata cultivar VC1973A chromosome 2, Vradiata_ver6, whole genome shotgun sequence includes:
- the LOC106755572 gene encoding uncharacterized protein LOC106755572 — protein sequence MATLFDSLAFVGIPSAASSSFAARPTSAKLPQCIGLRLRPTVARFVAASAPKVASHAARVVCEAQDAVVDVAPITDANWQSLVLESDSAVLVEFWAPWCGPCRMIHPIIDELAKQYTGKLKCYKLNTDESPSTATRYGIRSIPTVMIFKNGEKKDTVIGAVPKSTLTTSIEKFV from the exons ATGGCCACACTCTTCGACTCTCTCGCCTTCGTTGGCATCCCTTCCGCCGCCTCTTCCTCCTTCGCCGCTCGCCCCACCTCCGCCAAGCTCCCACAGTGCATCGGCCTCAGACTCAGACCAACCGTCGCACGATTCGTGGCAGCCTCCGCTCCCAAAGTCGCCTCACACGCCGCGCGTGTTGTGTGCGAGGCTCAGGATGCCGTCGTCGATG TGGCTCCTATTACCGATGCAAATTGGCAATCCCTTGTACTTGAATCTGATTCTGCTGTTCTGGTTGAATTCTGGGCGCCGTGGTGTGGTCCCTGCCGAATGATTCACCCTATAATTGATGAGCTTGCAAAGCAATATACTGGGAAACTCAAATGTTACAAACTCAACACAGATGAGAGCCCTTCAACTGCAACTCGGTATGGAATTCGAAGCATTCCCACTGTTATGATTTTCAAGAATGGTGAGAAGAAAGATACAGTTATTGGTGCTGTGCCCAAGTCAACGTTGACCACAAGCATAGAAAAATTCGTTTGA